In Candidatus Nomurabacteria bacterium, a genomic segment contains:
- a CDS encoding inositol monophosphatase, whose translation MTTRIRHIIRAAELGGRIHRKYFGTQLATKQKTIASDLQTRADIESERAVVKYLRKHFPRYSITAEEETQLDNKSDYGFVIDPLDGTRNFVMGIPYFSVSIALTYRGKVIAGAVHHSSLQKTYYAELGKGAFCNGVRLRVNKVNEIERASIVYTCGYTTDRRRVARQYNKLFHLDVSRIVNNWSPALDYCLLASGRIEAVVQYGNEYYDYFAGLLIAREAGAKITDLKGKKPKSDAESYILSSNNTTLHRVFLKAV comes from the coding sequence CATTATCCGGGCCGCTGAACTCGGTGGACGTATACATCGTAAATACTTTGGCACTCAATTAGCTACCAAGCAAAAAACTATCGCCTCTGATTTACAGACGCGAGCTGACATAGAGTCAGAGCGAGCAGTAGTGAAGTATTTGCGCAAACACTTTCCTCGTTACAGCATTACAGCCGAGGAAGAAACACAGCTGGATAATAAGAGTGACTATGGTTTTGTCATCGACCCTTTGGATGGTACGAGAAATTTTGTTATGGGCATCCCATACTTCTCTGTATCAATCGCTTTAACCTATCGAGGTAAGGTTATTGCCGGAGCGGTGCATCATTCTTCGCTTCAGAAGACTTACTACGCTGAGCTAGGAAAGGGCGCTTTTTGCAATGGAGTAAGACTCCGAGTTAATAAGGTGAATGAGATTGAAAGAGCCTCGATTGTATACACCTGTGGCTATACAACCGATCGACGAAGGGTTGCTCGGCAATACAATAAACTATTCCATTTGGACGTTAGTCGCATAGTGAATAATTGGTCACCCGCACTGGATTATTGTTTATTAGCTAGTGGCCGAATCGAGGCGGTAGTGCAGTATGGCAATGAATACTATGATTACTTTGCAGGTTTGTTAATTGCTCGAGAAGCCGGGGCAAAGATTACTGATCTGAAAGGGAAAAAGCCAAAAAGTGATGCAGAGAGCTATATACTCTCTAGCAACAACACAACATTGCACCGGGTTTTTCTAAAGGCAGTGTAA